The following are encoded in a window of Roseimaritima ulvae genomic DNA:
- a CDS encoding phenylacetate--CoA ligase family protein, giving the protein MATISVTTKDDVEAHFPDGMTDDSDPADWRMMSTRGTAQRLITIQGFAKRDAVRAAQLRSLRLSGGYRPGMPMVEIPPEICEIVCGEEGEQEQGVLSHAWGMLRRGQLRDKKAVRDLRGLVERHWILNRKMYPGFGRHGSHPPTEVLDEYLLRLRRDRPYVLKALATYLVAIARHIHTENLPPLQIPVIKTMGSRVTPGQRPLLEQAFGGVYWDDYGSAEFGAIACECEHHNGLHVFDDFFIVEVVDAEGHPVADGQRGWIVVTDLMNTTMPLIRYKIGDVGVIDHQPCACGRSGPRITVEGRAHDTLVDSQGGWRTTDDVVDFLEQCPGVVAGQVCALGSQRYELTLIEDTHVALDQEALREQFAEWIGGQPTVKLQTATTLRPEAGGKFRYVRGDLERSSNHGSVG; this is encoded by the coding sequence TGATGGGATGACCGACGACTCAGATCCGGCCGACTGGCGGATGATGTCCACACGCGGCACCGCTCAGCGTTTGATTACAATCCAGGGGTTCGCCAAACGCGATGCGGTGCGGGCGGCGCAGCTGCGTTCCTTGCGACTCTCCGGCGGCTATCGGCCCGGTATGCCGATGGTCGAAATCCCGCCGGAAATCTGTGAGATTGTCTGTGGAGAGGAAGGCGAACAGGAGCAGGGCGTGTTGTCTCACGCTTGGGGCATGCTGCGGCGCGGCCAACTACGCGACAAGAAGGCTGTCCGAGACCTGCGCGGTTTGGTCGAACGACACTGGATCCTGAATCGAAAAATGTATCCCGGCTTTGGCCGGCATGGTTCCCATCCTCCTACCGAAGTGCTGGACGAGTATCTCCTCCGATTGCGGCGCGACCGGCCCTATGTTTTGAAGGCTTTGGCCACGTATCTGGTCGCCATTGCCCGTCACATCCACACCGAAAACCTCCCCCCGCTCCAGATTCCCGTGATCAAGACGATGGGCAGCCGTGTCACGCCGGGTCAACGCCCACTGCTGGAACAAGCCTTCGGCGGCGTCTACTGGGACGACTACGGCAGCGCCGAATTCGGCGCGATCGCTTGTGAATGCGAACACCATAACGGCCTTCACGTGTTCGATGATTTCTTTATCGTCGAAGTCGTTGACGCCGAAGGCCACCCCGTGGCTGACGGCCAGCGCGGCTGGATTGTAGTCACCGACCTGATGAACACGACCATGCCGCTAATTCGCTATAAGATCGGCGACGTCGGTGTGATCGACCATCAGCCATGTGCCTGCGGCCGTTCGGGTCCGCGGATCACGGTGGAGGGCAGGGCACACGATACGCTGGTCGATTCTCAAGGCGGCTGGCGGACGACCGATGACGTGGTGGATTTTTTAGAACAATGTCCGGGGGTGGTGGCGGGACAGGTCTGTGCGCTGGGGTCACAACGATACGAGTTAACGCTGATCGAAGACACCCATGTCGCCTTGGACCAAGAGGCCCTGCGGGAACAGTTCGCGGAGTGGATAGGCGGTCAGCCCACCGTGAAACTTCAAACGGCCACCACGCTGCGGCCGGAGGCGGGTGGCAAGTTCCGCTATGTACGGGGTGACTTGGAACGTTCCTCCAACCATGGTTCCGTCGGTTGA